The Triticum aestivum cultivar Chinese Spring chromosome 3A, IWGSC CS RefSeq v2.1, whole genome shotgun sequence genome includes a region encoding these proteins:
- the LOC123057284 gene encoding polyubiquitin-like, protein MPPMKCLDLSPAGPNLEDHVGEAAPGVSTSGTEDSEEEVGDSSSSGEDNKDDSRSHSSQIDGADIDDPSKVHIFVKNPAGRKICLRGVHLTDTLYTIKAKIQEWYRLIFDGLQLEDNRTLGDYGIQHDSTLNLQEKMQIFVTETLEGRTITVEVDSLDTIDNVKAKIEDIEGFPKVQQCLIFANKQLEDGKLTLADNNICKGSTLLLILLPCSPTVVMEIFVKMLGGNTVTLEVGRSDTVDSVKVKLYELGGVKRQMWRIQVRFNQDIYTAP, encoded by the exons ATGCCCCCGATGAAGTGCCTGGACTTGTCGCCGGCTGGTCCCAACCTGGAAGACCACGTGGGGGAAGCTGCTCCCGGTGTCTCTACCTCTGGCACTGAAG ATTCCGAGGAGGAAGTTGGcgacagcagcagcagcggcgaggacAACAAAGACGACAGTCGCAGCCATTCGTCGCAGATTGACGGTGCCGACATAGACGA CCCATCCAAAGTGCACATCTTTGTCAAGAATCCGGCCGGCAGGAAAATCTGTCTCAGGGGGGTCCACTTGACAGACACCCTTTACACCATCAAGGCAAAGATCCAGGAGTGGTACCGCCTCATCTTCGACGGGTTGCAGCTGGAAGACAACCGTACATTGGGGGATTATGGCATCCAGCATGATTCCACCCTTAATCTCCAAGAAAAGATGCAAATCTTTGTTACGGAGACTCTAGAAGGCAGGACCATCACTGTCGAGGTCGACAGCCTTGACACCATTGACAACGTGAAGGCTAAGATCGAGGACATTGAGGGCTTTCCCAAGGTCCAGCAGTGCCTCATCTTTGCCAACAAACAGCTGGAGGACGGCAAGCTCACCTTGGCTGACAACAACATTTGTAAAGGGTCCACtcttctcctcatcctcctcccaTGCAGTCCAACTGTTGTGATGGAAATATTTGTGAAGATGCTGGGAGGAAACACGGTTACCCTTGAGGTTGGACGCTCGGACACTGTTGACAGTGTGAAGGTGAAGCTCTACGAGTTGGGCGGTGTTAAGCGACAGATGTGGCGTATACAAGTCCGATTCAACCAGGACATCTACACCGCACCTTAG